One Anopheles marshallii chromosome 3, idAnoMarsDA_429_01, whole genome shotgun sequence genomic region harbors:
- the LOC128711196 gene encoding transcription elongation regulator 1, with protein sequence MSVEADKALPNEAEIVEDTDNVVSVNEPAVDSASEQQTSPSEVDSKAEDRKTSPTKNGVGLLGSAPSKPTNSVVTDLWVETKTADGKSYYYHAVSRETTWTRPEGPNVNVMTQVEVEALNKQQLQQPKSAEQKVAEAIATTASSGAPVSSSTIPAVIPLHTAMTRFTGPPPSFGMAPFGMPPPNFTNFPPWNPPAVNSGGQSWPIGQTLPYDATKQAMNEIKLTEIDPSIVAKATVWSEHNAPDGRMFYYNASKGESVWEKPQALRDLEKAKMAVWSAKQKPKIPPSVPPFLAPPIPPQMPIMSSMQTPPSAGLKIQQFPSPLATAATIGAMSTSGVRLQQMPVTPGGVVFDPITFMAKNDKSAAEEERKRKLEQEKKRKEDEEKAKVNKPQDKSRPISSTPISGTPWCVVWTGDGRVFFYNPSTRTSVWERPEELKERADVDKAVLVPPQQLLGTVAAKENEGISSKALAVAGTTIATSNTAVESDGISNTNSSNTNELRTAPSDTESSGEEDGEQPSKKLKSDLETVMKSTNSVSNIRSGNDPEKEAIAMEAEARAARERTLIPLDVRMKSFREMLRELDVSAFSTWEKELHKIVYDARYLLLTSKERKQVFEKYVKDRADEERREKRNKMRQKRDDFRALMEAAHLHGKSSFSEFAQKYGKDERFKVIEKIRERESLFNEYIVEVRKREKEEKQHRKEQIKKDFLAMLRERSDINRHTRFNDVRKKIESDSRYKAIVEHSQREELFEEFIKVLKEEKRKTKEKEKEKELKERNNRSEQRGSRRSRDRSRDRRSRSNEREATQTAKSTCNEEGPANDNNNDEDEGEDCNTSDEDEIERQQKERDRKARAEASIKEREKEVQRTLATHLRDRDKERQHHQRDEAMRHFNALLADLVRNADLTWKEVKKLLKKDHRWELISMLDRDDRERLFNEHIANLVRKKRDKFREMLDEIPSLELTSQWKEIKKNIRDDPRYLKYNSSERGEREFRDYIKDKTANAKLAFRELLQECKFITHKSFELYRENANHLREVEDILRNDRRYLILHHIAGERTQMVLAHLEELHKRGPPPPPTASESLRRK encoded by the exons ATGAGTGTGGAAGCTGATAAAGCATTGCCAAACGAAGCAGAAATTGTGGAAGATACAGACAATGTAGTTTCCGTCAATGAGCCAGCGGTAGATTCGGCATCGGAGCAACAAACATCTCCATCGGAGGTAGATTCCAAAGCGGAAGACAGAAAAACATCCCCCACCAAAAATGGTGTCGGTCTACTCGGTTCCGCTCCCTCGAAACCGACTAATTCAGTTGTTACT GATTTGTGGGTAGAAACCAAAACGGCAGACGGAAAATCATATTATTATCATGCCGTAAGTCGGGAAACAACTTGGACCCGCCCGGAGGGTCCTAACGTGAACGTAATGACTCAGGTGGAAGTGGAAGCACTCAATAAGCAACAGCTACAACAACCAAAGTCGGCTGAGCAAAAGGTTGCTGAGGCTATTGCAACTACCGCATCTTCAGGTGCTCCGGTTAGTTCTTCTACTATACCAGCTGTTATTCCACTCCACACTGCAATGACGCGTTTCACAGGGCCGCCTCCTTCGTTTGGTATGGCTCCGTTCGGTATGCCTCCACCCAATTTTACCAACTTTCCACCGTGGAATCCGCCTGCAGTCAACAGTGGAGGACAAAGTTGGCCGATCGGCCAAACACTTCCTTACGATGCAACCAAACAAGCCATGAACGAGATTAAGCTGACTGAAATTGATCCGTCGATAGTTGCCAAGGCTACGGTTTGGAGCGAACACAATGCGCCGGATGGtcgaatgttttattataatgCGTCCAAGGGAGAAAGCGTGTGGGAAAAACCACAAGCGTTGCGCGATTTGGAAA AAGCGAAAATGGCGGTATGGAGCGCAAAGCAGAAACCTAAAATACCTCCCTCGGTTCCACCATTCTTGGCTCCACCGATTCCACCCCAGATGCCGATCATGTCCTCGATGCAAACGCCACCCTCTGCGGGACTGAAGATACAACAGTTTCCTTCTCCTCTTGCTACAGCTGCAACTATTGGCGCAATGTCGACATCAGGTGTGCGACTCCAGCAAATGCCTGTGACTCCCGGTGGAGTCGTGTTCGATCCTATTACATTCATGGCCAAAAATGATAAGTCCGCTgcggaagaagagcgaaagcgaaagttgGAACAAGAGAAAAAACGTAAGGAGGACGAGGAGAAGGCTAAAGTAAACAAGCCGCAAGACAAAAGTCGCCCAATTTCTAGCACTCCAATCAGCGGTACGCCTTGGTGTGTGGTTTGGACCGGAGACGGACGAGTTTTCTTCTACAATCCTTCCACACGTACCTCCGTGTGGGAAAGGCCAGAAGAGCTGAAAGAGCGAGCCGATGTGGACAAAGCAGTACTCGTCCCTCCCCAACAGTTGCTCGGTACCGTAGCTGCAAAGGAGAATGAAGGCATCAGTAGTAAAGCACTAGCAGTTGCTGGAACAACTATTGCCACTAGTAACACAGCGGTTGAGAGTGATGGTATCAGCAATACGAACAGTAGTAATACCAATGAACTAAGAACTGCCCCCTCGGACACGGAATCTAGCGGAGAAGAGGATGGTGAACAACCGAGCAAAAAACTGAAATCGGACTTGGAAACCGTCATGAAATCGACAAATTCCGTTAGCAATATCCGTTCTGGCAATGATCCGGAAAAGGAAGCTATAGCGATGGAGGCTGAGGCTAGGGCAGCTCGTGAGCGAACTCTCATACCGCTGGATGTACGTATGAAATCGTTCCGTGAAATGCTACGTGAGCTGGATGTATCTGCATTCAGCACTTGGGAAAAAGAGCTCCATAAGATCGTGTACGATGCGCGCTATCTGCTTCTAACATCCAAAGAACGCAAGCAAGTGTTTGAGAAATACGTTAAAGATCGTGCGGATGAAGAACGACGTGAAAAGCGCAATAAAATGCGCCAAAAACGGGATGATTTCCGAGCCCTCATGGAAGCTGCTCATTTGCATGGAAA ATCTTCATTTAGTGAATTTGCTCAAAAGTATGGCAAGGATGAGCGATTCAAAGTCATCGAGAAAATCCGTGAACGTGAAAGCTTGTTTAATGAGTACATTGTGGAAGTTAGGAAACGtgaaaaggaagagaaacaGCATCGTAAGGAACAG ATCAAAAAAGACTTTCTTGCTATGCTGCGTGAAAGAAGTGATATTAATCGCCACACACGATTTAATGACGTAcgcaaaaaaatagaaagtgaTAGTCGTTACAAAGCAATCGTTGAGCACTCCCAGCGGGAAGAACTGTTTGAAGAGTTTATCAAGGTGCTTAAGGAAgagaaacggaaaacaaaggagaaggaaaaggaaaaagagcTAAAGGAGCGCAACAATCGCAGCGAGCAGCGTGGCTCGCGCAGATCAAGGGATCGTTCGCGTGATCGAAGAAGTCGCTCCAATGAGCGAGAGGCGACTCAAACGGCAAAAAGCACCTGCAACGAGGAAGGTCCAGCGAATGATAACAACAATGACGAGGACGAAGGCGAAGATTGCAACACGTCCGACGAGGATGAAATTGAGCGGCAGCAAAAAGAACGGGACCGCAAGGCGCGTGCTGAAGCCAGTATTAAGGAGCGCGAGAAAGAGGTGCAGCGAACGCTTGCTACTCACTTGCGCGATCGCGACAAGGAACGGCAGCACCATCAGAGGGATGAGGCAATGCGCCATTTCAATGCACTGTTAGCAGATCTAGTCCGCAACGCAGATCTTACCTGGAAGGAGGTAAAAAAGCTGCTGAAAAAAGACCATCGTTGGGAATTGATTTCCATGCTTGATCGAGATGACCGGGAAAG ATTGTTTAACGAGCATATTGCTAACTTGGTTCGCAAGAAACGTGATAAGTTTCGCGAGATGTTGGACGAAATTCCGTCTCTTGAGCTGACATCGCAGTGGaaggaaataaagaagaatattCGTGACGATCCACGATACCTTAAATACAACAGCAGTGAAAGG GGTGAACGTGAATTTCGTGACTACATCAAAGACAAAACGGCTAATGCTAAACTGGCATTCCGagaactgctgcaggagtgtAAGTTCATTACACACAAAAGTTTTGAGCTGTACCGCGAAAATGCAAACCATCTGCGCGAAGTGGAAGATATTTTGCGCAATGATCGTCGCTATCTGATTCTGCACCATATAGCCGGCGAACGTACACAAATGGTATTGGCTCATCTGGAGGAACTGCATAAGCGTgggccaccgccaccgccaacTGCTAGCGAATCGTTACGACGTAAGTAA
- the LOC128713849 gene encoding lysosomal Pro-X carboxypeptidase — MTAALWVVLILGLSTTHLVVAAYEYQIKTIDVPIDHFTYTSEATFKLRYLINDTYAQNTNDPNQPILFYAGNEGDIELFAKNTGFMWELAPKLKASLLFIEHRFYGHSFPFGNASFESPTNLGYLTSEQALADFALVLRTLNPINGTKRARPVIAFGGSYGGMLAAWMRIKYPHLVAGAIAASAPIRQFQGVTQCGIFNQILTSVYQVAYNAECVSNIRRSWTMLQNYSSTADGLRVLNEKFKFCTNLTKATDVTETFFDYLTDVYGNLAMINYPYESNFLAPVPAYPVREFCGRLDKNYTGAELLDHLESALSIYTNYDGKATCLNINSSYDGSGIGDRGWDFQACTEMVMPMCADGVHDMLPPQQWDLQNYSDKCFKKYGVHPRPNNALLNYGGEFLEGSITNIVFSNGLLDPWSGGGVLRSTNDNIKIVLIPEGAHHIDLRASNPNDPSSVIRARAVHVQNIQKWLTEYRKQQKVY, encoded by the exons ATGACCGCTGCGCTATGGGTCGTGCTTATCTTGGGTCTATCAACGACCCATTTGGTAGTGGCTGCTTACGAGTACCAGATTAAAACGATCGACGTCCCAATCGACCATTTTACGTATACCAGCGAAGCTACGTTTAAATTGCG CTACCTGATCAACGATACGTATGCCCAAAACACCAACGACCCCAACCAACCGATACTGTTCTACGCTGGAAATGAAGGTGACATCGAGCTATTTGCCAAAAACACCGGCTTCATGTGGGAGCTAGCACCCAAGCTGAAGGCATCACTATTATTTATAGAGCATCGGTTCTACGGTCATTCGTTTCCGTTCGGGAACGCGTCGTTCGAATCTCCAACGAATCTAGGCTATTTGACATCTGAGCAGGCACTGGCTGATTTTGCACTGGTGCTTCGAACGCTTAACCCGATTAATGGTACGAAACGGGCTCGTCCAGTCATAGCATTCGGAGGATCTTACGGTGGTATGCTGGCCGCCTGGATGCGCATCAAGTATCCACATCTAGTGGCGGGTGCAATAGCTGCATCAGCCCCAATCCGTCAGTTCCAGGGCGTGACACAATGCGGAATCTTCAACCAAATCCTTACTTCTGTGTATCAGGTCGCATACAACGCCGAGTGCGTATCCAACATACGCCGCTCGTGGACCATGCTGCAAAACTATTCGTCCACCGCTGACGGGCTGAGAGTGCTGAAcgaaaagtttaaattttgcacCAACCTCACCAAGGCTACGGATGTAACTGAGACGTTCTTTGACTATCTCACCGATGTATACGGCAATCTGGCAATGATCAACTATCCGTACGAATCGAACTTCCTTGCACCGGTACCTGCTTATCCGGTACGAGAGTTTTGTGGCCGTCTAGACAAAAATTACACCGGTGCCGAGTTGTTAGATCATCTGGAGTCCGCATTGTCCATTTACACCAACTACGATGGTAAGGCAACCTGTCTCAACATCAACTCTTCATACGATGGTAGCGGCATTGGTGATCGTGGCTGGGATTTCCAAGCCTGCACGGAAATGGTAATGCCGATGTGCGCTGACGGTGTGCACGACATGCTTCCGCCACAACAATGGGACTTGCAAAATTACTCGGACAAATGCTTCAAGAAATACGGTGTGCATCCACGGCCCAATAACGCGCTTCTTAATTACGGTGGCGAGTTTCTCGA AGGGAGCATCACGAATATCGTCTTCAGCAATGGGCTACTAGATCCGTGGTCCGGAGGCGGTGTATTGCGTTCAACCAATGACAATATCAAGATAGTGCTTATTCCCGAAGGTGCTCATCATATTGATTTGCGCGCGTCTAACCCGAATGATCCGTCCTCGGTAATACGCGCACGTGCCGTACACGtccaaaacatacaaaagtGGTTGACTGAGTACAGGAAGCAACAAAAGGTGTATTAG
- the LOC128714621 gene encoding THO complex subunit 5 homolog, translating to MVSKPESNETATDKKRRKTSNSNATDNSSTSAKISKEDVYMNTIAFEEQEASKRSPVKDANLFHATCDELRAIFADIARLKSDNSDDAKMKIADKRIEGSLAFVLLKKLNRLDKVRIREGREALHKEKLRVDSNRLQLQNLLYEAEHLKREVQRCFMFKSQDEEIELVPVEEFYAQAPASVSRPESTKTDEHARRIARLEWELRQRKELHAHLKELLTLKQAVEKDIIAKTARLDSLGPRLRDLLIATRPLQEALEMPIEKGWKIRKTVRLLPQPLYLLYANVTAYGEACDNFLATSIQGDEEEAKQMAAAVNSYEAEIHCGSSSHSGNHSRDRADSDNDENEHEVDRGMKKRHHRGHMKPNLDEQRREKLFKPHPLSVTITIRAKDCPAELAADHLPGPGLLLTFSYLPNMQVVTVNIALLDLHSSGVAAGDVLSTESVLNELFRGDKGEECPNPKIQYQLQDLSIQINQLMRILKDKELGKPFLWAQKLCGLEHTSAAYTCISSDTGNEPLDVADKLHEKIPCIVRAVRSRWEARLKLYKQIHDLESKMIDTSINDERGHPIRISSTVLQWSSISFEDYVSSGVAKMFLEDAMATASDLYFRAIVIRGSAKLECYICVPCRFPDNSPLWSFSLNWNGKHTASCNSSVREMEYWCNSLSAADHLFDILPKQLKRAMSCFDIYLETEGPYYTPAEFTQDKSFLKPFRGRTRAQPFRIAPNGSSSLFTQI from the exons ATGGTCAGTAAACCTGAAAGCAACGAAACTGCCACCGATAAGAAGCGCCGCAAGACGAGCAATTCTAACGCCACGGATAATTCTTCAACGAGTGCTAAAATTTCGAAGGAGGATGTTTACATG AACACGATCGCCTTTGAAGAACAGGAGGCCAGCAAACGTTCGCCGGTTAAAGATGCcaaccttttccatgcaacttGCGACGAACTGAGAGCAATATTTGCGGACATTGCTAGGCTGAAGTCAGATAACTCGGATGATGCCAAGATGAAAATTGCTGACAAACGCATCGAAGGATCGTTGGCGTTTGTGCTGTTAAAAAAGCTAAACCGTCTCGACAAGGTGCGCATTCGCGAGGGCCGTGAGGCGTTACACAAAGAGAAACTGCGCGTGGACAGCAATCGACTACAGCTGCAAAACTTACTGTACGAAGCAGAACATTTGAAACGTGAAGTGCAGCGATGCTTCATGTTTAAGAGTCAAGATGAAGAGATCGAACTGGTACCGGTGGAAGAGTTTTATGCACAGGCTCCAGCATCGGTGTCCCGGCCAGAGAGCACGAAGACAGACGAACATGCTCGCCGCATTGCTAGGTTGGAATGGGAACTTCGACAACGCAAGGAGCTTCATGCGCATTTGAAAGAACTTTTAACTTTGAAACAAGCCGTTGAAAAAGATATAATCGCCAAAACTGCGCGTCTGGATTCGTTGGGACCTAGATTGAGAGATTTATTAATCGCAACTAGACCACTGCAGGAAGCACTCGAAATGCCTATCGAGAAAGGCTGGAAGATACGCAAAACGGTTCGATTACTGCCACAACCGTTATATCTTCTCTATGCGAATGTTACTGCTTATGGAGAGGCTTGCG ATAATTTTCTCGCGACATCGATACAAGGTGACGAagaggaagcaaaacaaatggctGCCGCTGTAAACTCGTACGAAGCGGAAATCCACTGCGGTAGCAGCAGCCATTCGGGTAACCATTCTCGCGACCGCGCTGATTCGGACAATGACGAAAATGAGCACGAGGTAGACCGGGGCATGAAAAAACGCCATCATCGAGGACACATGAAACCCAATCTGGATGAACAGCGGCgcgaaaaattgttcaaaccACATCCTCTTAGCGTAACGATAACGATACGCGCAAAGGATTGCCCTGCGGAATTGGCCGCCGATCATCTTCCTGGGCCAGGACTTTTATTAACTTTCTCGTACTTGCCAAACATGCAAGTAGTAACAGTGAACATTGCTCTGTTAGATTTGCATTCGTCCGGTGTAGCAGCCGGCGACGTTCTGTCCACCGAAAGCGTACTGAATGAATTGTTTCGCGGCGATAAAGGCGAAGAATGTCCGAATCCGAAGATACAATACCAACTGCAAGATCTTTCAATCCAAATCAATCAGTTGATGCGCATTTTAAAGGACAAGGAACTTGGCAAACCGTTCCTTTGGGCACAGAAACTTTGCGGACTGGAGCACACTTCGGCTGCGTAcacatgtattagctctgatACTGGAAATGAACCTCTCGATGTGGCTGATAAGCTGCACGAAAAGATCCCATGTATTGTACGTGCGGTCCGATCACGGTGGGAGGCACGGCTAAAGCTGTACAAGCAGATCCACGATCTAGAGAGCAAAATGATCGATACATCGATCAATGATGAACGTGGTCATCCGATACGCATCTCCAGCACAGTGCTGCAGTGGAGTTCCATATCTTTCGAGGATTACGTCTCGTCGGGGGTAGCAAAAATGTTCCTGGAAGACGCGATGGCCACCGCTAGTGATCTCTATTTCCGAGCGATAGTCATCCGGGGCTCGGCTAAACTTGAGTGCTACATTTGTGTACCTTGCCGCTTCCCGGACAATTCACCGTTGTGGTCTTTTTCATTAAACTGGAACGGGAAGCATACAGCATCGTGCAACAGCTCAGTGCGA GAAATGGAGTATTGGTGCAACAGTTTATCAGCAGCAGATCACTTGTTCGATATATTGCCGAAGCAATTGAAACGAGCCATGTCTTGCTTCGACATCTACCTGGAAACTGAAGGGCCCTACTACACCCCAGCCGAGTTCACACAAGATAAAAGCTTCCTAAAACCGTTTCGTGGACGTACCAGGGCTCAACCTTTTAGAATTGCACCAAACGGAAGCAGTTCTTTGTTTActcaaatttaa
- the LOC128712649 gene encoding 39S ribosomal protein L9, mitochondrial, with protein MLSNIVKMFGSTSLCTTQSVLLQSSRNTFVLKRRFPPNLYKKNQKPGKLRGRHYVYDLVEDTTIKKKPNLEVVLTTFVEGVGSKGDVVSLKPNVAYNKLLLPGLAVYRTPESVAKYATKKDEKETEVHSSAYAQRTVNKLESLILAVVMNKDHAWVIEPWHIKTSLRKAGYYVPEHAITLPETKITGPDLLKQNKEFYCTVTINNLEKARLRCRIHHWSTEPSERLPYVFEHWKLDAEPLFGKEA; from the exons ATGTTGAGCAACATTGTTAAAATGTTCGGAAGCACGTCGCTCTGTACCACTCAATCGGTGCTTCTGCAGTCGTCGAGA AATACATTTGTGCTGAAACGTCGCTTTCCACCGAATCTGTACAAGAAGAACCAAAAGCCGGGAAAGCTACGTGGACGACACTACGTGTACGATTTGGTTGAGGATACgacgataaagaaaaagccaAACCTTGAGGTCGTGCTTACCACCTTTGTCGAGGGCGTAGGATCGAAGGGAGATGTAGTGTCGTTAAAGCCAAATGTGGCATACAataagctgctgctgccgggaTTGGCCGTCTACAGAACGCCCGAAAGCGTTGCGAAATATGCCACCAAGAAAGATGAAAAGGAAACGGAAGTGCACAGTTCAGCTTATGCACAAAGG ACGGTAAACAAGCTGGAAAGCCTCATACTGGCAGTTGTCATGAACAAGGATCATGCGTGGGTAATCGAACCATGGCATATTAAAACCTCGCTCCGGAAAGCCGGATACTATGTGCCGGAACATGCCATCACCCTCCCGGAAACTAAAATCACAGGACCGGATCTGTTGAAACAGAACAAAGAGTTCTACTGCACAGTTACAATCAACAATTTGGAAAAGGCGCGACTACGCTGTCGAATCCATCACTGGAGTACCGAACCAAGCGAAAGATTGCCATACGTGTTTGAGCACTGGAAACTGGATGCGGAACCACTATTCGGAAAAGAAGCGTAA
- the LOC128711090 gene encoding transmembrane emp24 domain-containing protein 2, with protein MKFLLNFLTIFLLQCVVHINGYFITVDPHSEECFFDRAEAGTKLGLMFETVEGGFLDIEVRISGPDQKVIYQGEKESSGKYTFSAYETGIYHYCFSNKMSTLTPKVVMFSMEIGEAPKGTVGAVNEGEAGHTKLEDMIRELSGTLTSIKHEQDYMHVRDRIHRSINESTNSRVVMWSFFEAIVLIVMTVGQVYYLKRFFEVKRVV; from the exons ATGAAATTTCTACTAAATTTCCTcacaatttttcttttgcaatgtGTTGTACACATAAATGGTTACTTCATTACCGTGGATCCACATTCGGAAGAATGCTTCTTCGACCGAGCAGAGGCAGGCACGAAACTAG GACTTATGTTTGAAACAGTGGAAGGTGGTTTCCTAGACATCGAAGTACGCATAAGTGGCCCTGACCAAAAAGTAATATACCAAGGTGAAAAGGAATCTTCCGGGAAGTACACGTTCTCCGCATATGAAACCGGAATCTATCATTACTGCTTTAGTAACAAAATGTCTACACTCACACCGAAA GTGGTCATGTTTTCAATGGAAATCGGAGAAGCTCCCAAAGGAACGGTAGGAGCAGTGAACGAAGGCGAAGCCGGTCATACCAAACTGGAAGATATGATACGCGAACTCTCCGGAACCCTTACCAGTATTAAGCATGAGCAGGATTATATGCAT GTACGCGATCGTATCCATCGATCAATCAACGAAAGTACAAACTCTCGTGTCGTGATGTGGTCTTTCTTCGAAGCTATTGTACTCATAGTGATGACTGTGGGGCAAGTGTATTATCTCAAGCGGTTCTTTGAAGTGAAGAGAGTTGTTTAA
- the LOC128714682 gene encoding succinate--CoA ligase [ADP-forming] subunit beta, mitochondrial yields the protein MASILRRSSLLLAEIASKSSPKVLASGCQKRHLNVQEHVSYSFLNEAGIPTPKFGVATSGAEAKKIASDLNTKNLVLKAQVLAGGRGKGSFKNGLKGGVRVVFSPQEAEDISSKMINQLLVTKQTGAAGRICNSVMVAERKFPRREFYFAVMMERAFNGPVLIASSQGGVNIEEVAAENPDAIVYEPIDINKGLQKDQAIQVAKKVGLNDKLEETAKMLLNMYDLFVKKDALLIEINPYAEDAAETYFALDAKMRFDDNAEFRQKDLFAKRDLTQEDKKEVEASKFDLNYIALDGSIGCLVNGAGLAMATMDIIKLHGGDPANFLDVGGGASVKAVKEAFKIITSDPKVHAILVNIFGGIMRCDVIAEGIIQATKELNIKMPIIVRLQGTNVNEAKDLIKKSKLRILPKDDLDEAAMLSVHLAQIVHLAREAHLDVSFELPDSYVV from the exons ATGGCTTCCATTCTCCGTCGTTCGAGCCTTCTGCTGGCCGAAATCGCAAGCAAATCATCCCCAAAG GTACTTGCAAGTGGATGCCAGAAGCGTCACCTAAATGTGCAGGAACACGTATCATACTCCTTCCTAAATGAAGCGGGAATTCCTACGCCCAA GTTCGGAGTAGCAACGTCCGGAGCGGAAGCTAAAAAAATTGCCTCCGATCTTAACACTAAAAATCTGGTGCTGAAAGCTCAGGTGCTGGCTGGTGGCCGTGGAAAGGGTAGCTTCAAGAATGGATTGAAAGGAGGAGTGCGGGTTGTGTTTTC ACCTCAGGAAGCGGAAGATATTTCTAGCAAAATGATAAATCAGCTGCTCGTCACGAAGCAAACCGGTGCAGCGGGTCGTATTTGCAACTCCGTTATGGTGGCCGAACGCAAGTTTCCACGGCGCGAGTTCTATTTTGCTGTCATGATGGAGCGCGCATTCAAC GGTCCCGTTCTGATTGCATCGTCCCAAGGAGGTGTTAATATTGAAGAAGTAGCGGCCGAAAATCCAGATGCCATTGTATACGAACCCATTGACATAAACAAAGGTCTGCAGAAGGATCAAGCCATTCAG GTGGCCAAGAAGGTTGGCCTAAACGATAAGCTGGAAGAAACAGCTAAAATGCTACTCAACATGTACGATTTGTTTGTCAAGAAGGATGCCTTGCTGATTGAAATTAATCCCTACGCGGAAGATGCTGCTGAAACAT ATTTTGCACTCGATGCCAAAATGCGATTCGACGACAATGCCGAATTCCGCCAGAAGGATCTGTTTGCCAAGCGTGATCTGACGCAGGAAGATAAGAAAGAGGTTGaagcatccaagtttgacctGAACTACATTGCTCTCGACGGTTCTATTGGATGTCTCGTGAACGGAGCTGGTCTCGCCATGGCCACGATGGATATTATCAAGCTACACGGTGGCGATCCAGCCAACTTCCTCGACGTTGGTGGTGGCGCAAGTGTAAAGGCAGTGAAGGAAGCGTTCAAAATCATCACTTCCGACCCGAAAGTGCACGCCATTCTGGTGAACATCTTTGGCGGTATTATGCGTTGTGATGTGATTGCGGAGGGCATCATCCAAGCGACCAAGGAGCTCAACATCAAAATGCCCATCATAGTTCGGCTGCAGGGCACCAACGTAAACGAGGCAAAGGACCTCATCAAGAAGTCGAAGCTGCGAATCCTTCCAAAGGATGATCTGGATGAAGCTGCCATGCTGTCCGTGCATCTGGCACAAATTGTACACCTAGCTCGCGAGGCTCATCTGGACGTGAGCTTCGAATTACCGGACAGCTACGTTGTCTAA
- the LOC128713357 gene encoding trafficking protein particle complex subunit 1, with protein MTIYNLYIFDKLGTLLYYGEWNRLKQSGITKDEEAKLMYGMLFSIKSFVSKISPIEPREGFLYYKTNKYALHYLEVPSGLKFVLNTDNTSTGIREFLQNIYTKIWVEYVVRNPLWTIGTPVTSDIFKTKLDDFVKQSPLYGSKII; from the exons ATGACGATctataatttatatatttttgataAGCTTGGCACTTTGCTGTATTACGGCGAATGGAACCGTCTGAAGCAATCGGGAATTACAAAAGATGAG GAAGCGAAGCTGATGTACGGGATGTTGTTTTCGATCAAATCGTTTGTCAGCAAAATATCGCCCATCGAACCGAGAGAAGGCTTCTTGTATTACAAGACGAACAAGTATGCGCTGCACTATCTCGAGGTTCCATCAGGTTTGAAATTCGTACTAAACACAGATAACACCTCCACAGGGATACGGGAGTTTCTACAGAACATTTACACGAAG ATTTGGGTTGAGTATGTCGTAAGAAATCCCTTGTGGACCATCGGGACACCCGTCACATCGGATATTTTTAAGACAAAGCTGGATGATTTTGTGAAGCAGTCGCCGCTGTATGGTTCAAAGATAATTTAA